Within Amedibacterium intestinale, the genomic segment CAGCTATGGATCCTTTTAAGTTAATGGAACACATTGAAAGTGAACTTGGTATTTCTACATATGCAATGAACTGGCCAATTGGATCAGGGAAAGAATTTAAAGGTGTATACGAACGTGATAATAAACGTATTATAGCTTTTCATGGTGGAGATCATGGTATGAAAGCTGCAGAAGTTACAGAAGGCAGCTTACAGGATGATACATTCCGTTCTATTTTAGGCGATCATTTCTTTGAACAATTAAAAGAAGATAGCGAATTATTAGATATCGCCAGTACAGAGTTTGATCAGGAATTAATTAGCAAGGGAGAATTAACTCCTGTATTCTTTGGCAGCGCTTTAACGAATTTTGGTGTTGAGCCATTTTTATCACATTTCCTTGATATGACAACAAGTCCTCTTCCTAGAGAATCATCAAACGGGTTTATTGATCCATTGGATGAGCATTTTTCAGCGTTTGTATTTAAAATTCAGGCAAATATGAATAAGGCACATCGTGATCGTATTGCCTTCATGCGTATCTGCAGTGGAAAATTTGAAAAAGGAATGGAAGTTACTCATATTCAAGAAAATAAGAAAATCCGTTTATCTCAGCCGCAGCAATTTATGGCACAGGATAGAGAAATTGTAGAAGAAGCTTATGCGGGAGATGTTATCGGTGTATTTGATCCAGGTATTTTTTCGATTGGAGATACTTTGTGTGATCCGTCAATGAAATTTACATTTAAGAAAATACCTACTTTTGCCCCAGAACATTTTGCTCGTGTTACGCAGAAAGATACAATGAAACGTAAGCAGTTTACGAAAGGAATTAACCAGATTGCCCAGGAAGGGGCAATTCAGGTATTCCAGCAAATTGATGCCGGTATGGAAGAAATTATTGTTGGTGGTGTTGGTGTACTTCAGTTTGATGTTTTAGAACAGCGATTAAAAAGTGAATACAATGTAGAAATTAAACTGGAAATTCTACCTTATCAGTGTGTAAGATGGATTGATGATCAAACGATTGATCCACATACTTTAAATTTAACATCTGATTCTAAACGTGTAAAAGATTTAAAAGGTAGAAACCTAATTATCTTTATGAATAACTGGGGTATCAAGTGGGCACTTGATCAGAATAAAAATCTTTCTCTTAGTGAATTTGGTAATATGGATGAATAAAGCATGAGATTGTCTTATGCTTTTTTTCTTGCATATTTTTCATCTTTCTTTCATACAGTTAGAATGACTAAGGGAGGATAAAAGATGGATACCACAGAAATACTAAAAAATATTGCACAAAGATGCGGTGGTGATATATACCTTGGAGTTGTAGGGCCTGTACGTGTTGGAAAATCTACGTTTATACGTGAATTTATGGAAAAAGCAGTGATTCCTTATGTAAATGATGAATATGAAAAAGCACGTATGATTGATGAATTACCACAGGCTGGTATGGGTAAAACGATTATGACAACAGAGCCAAAGTTTGTGCCCAATACAGCTGCATCGATTACTTTTGATGATGGATTTCATGTTAATGTAAGACTGGTTGACTGTGTAGGTTATGTCATTCCAGAAGCAAAAGGCTATAAGGATGAGGATGGTGTGCGTATGGTGCGTACGCCATGGAGTGAAGAACCTATACCATTTCATGAAGCTGCAAAAACAGGAACACAAAAGGTTATTCAGGATCACTCTACAATTGGAATCGTGGTGACAACCGATGGAAGTATCTCTGATTTAAGCAGAGAAGCGTATATTGAAGCAGAAGCAGAAGTCATTGATGAATTAAAATCCATTGGCAAACCATTCATTGTTATTGTAAATAGCAAGGATATACATTCACCAACTTGTACAAGTGTAGTATCGAAATTAAAAGATAAATACGATGTGCCAGTTTTAGCCGTAGCCGTTAACCATATGAGCGAACAGGATATACATGATATTTTAAGAGAGGCATTATATGAATTCCCAGTTTCTGAAATTAATATTAATATGCCTAAGTGGGTTGCGGTTTTAAGTGATGAGCACTGGCTGAAGAAGAGTTTTCAGGAATCAATTGAACAAAGTATGTCAAGTGTAGAAAGATTAAGGGAAGTAGAAGCAATTAGTGATGTGTTAAATGAAAATGAATATATTGAAAGCAGCAATTTATCTACAATCGATACAGGGCAGGGAATTGTTCATGTTGATATTACGGTACGGGCAGGACTTTATAATGAAGTATTAAAAGAAATCATCGGTAAAGATATTAAAGATAAAGCTGAATTGATGGAGCTAATGCAGGAATACAGTAAAGCGAAAAAAGAGTATGATACGATTAGTTCTGCCTTGCAGATGGTAAAACAGACGGGATATGGTTTTGCCAGCGCATCATTACAAGATATTCAATTAAGCAAACCGGAAATTATTAAACAGGGAAGCAGGTATGGAGTAAAGTTAAAGGCTATTGCGCCTAGCATTCACATGATCAAAGTTGATGTGGAAAGCAGTTTTGAACCGATTATTGGTTCAAAGCAGCAAAGTGAAGAGTTAGTAAAATATTTGCTTCGAGACGATGGCACAAATGATGACTCTATCTGGGATAGTGATATCTTTGGAAGAAAATTATCAGATTTAATTAGAGATGGATTAAATGCGAAACTTTCAATGATTCCAGAAGCTGCGCGTGTTCGTTTACAGGATATTCTTACAAAACTTGTGAATAAAGGAAAAGGAAATGTAATCGCTATTGTATTATAAAATCTCATAGTTTTTATAGGCTTCTATTGAAAAACAAGCCTACCAATGGTATGATAGTAGCAGCATACATTGGAGGTAATGAACATGAGTGAAATTTTAAATAAAAAAACATTAGTGGAAGTCGTTGCGGAAAGCTGTGAAATCACTAAGAAAAACGCTACTGTTGCAGTAGATACAGTATTTGAAGAAATTACAAAAACACTAGCTGAAGGTGGAAAAGTGGATATTGCTGGTTTTGGAAAATTTGAAATCAGTGAACGTCCAGAACGTATGGGAATTAACCCTGCAACAAAAGAACCTTTAAAAATTGCAGCTTCTAAAACTCCAAAATTTAAAGCTGCGAAAGCTTTAAAAGAAGCAGTAAAATAATGTAGAAGAAAAGAGTACTGCAAAGTATTCTTTTTTTCTCATGGTATAATAATAGCATATTGTATCATAATACAAACAAGGAAAGGAAGTATGTAACTTATGCCAATATATTATTATCCTTCGTTTTCATCACAATATCTTCTGTATTTATTAGGTATTCTTATTGTATTATATGCACAGGGACGAGTAAGTTCTGCGTATAATAAATATAAGCAAATACCTAATAAAAAGGGAATACGTGGGGTAGATGCGGCACGCATTATATTAGATAGAAATGGTTTACAGGATGTACGTATCGAACCAGCGAAAGGCGGAACATTAAGTGATCATTATGATCCTGTGCATCGCGTAGTTCGCTTATCATCTGATATTTACTATAATGCAAGTATTGCATCTGTCAGCGTTGCTGCACATGAATGTGGACATGCGATACAGCATAAAGTAGGGTATGCAGCTTTATCCTGGAGATCAAAACTATTACCAGTAGCAAACATTTGTTCGCAGTTAGGCTGGATCACGCTGATTCTTGGATTGTTTCTTTTTTCCAGTTTTTCATCATTGGTTTATCTTGGAATTGGGATGATTTTAGTAGTCTTTTTATTCCAGGTTGTAACATTACCGGTAGAATTTAATGCATCTACTCGAGCAATTGCACAGATATCTGAATTGCAGTTAATGCAGGATGATGAAAGACCTATGGTAAGAAGTATGTTAAAGGCTGCAGCATTTACATATGTAGCATCTGTTTTATCAACATTACTACAAATTTTTAGAATTCTAATAATGGTATTAGGCAGAAGAAATAACGACTAATAAAAAAGTGCGAAAGATGTGAAGTGAACCCAATTTGTTGGACACTTAATTAAATTTGTTTTTAAGCAGTTATTAAGGATTGATTCCTGTATTGGACAGGAGTTAGTCCTTTTAATTTTGCTGTTATTCTTTGTTTATTATAATAATCAATATATTCTTCCATCGCAACCTTTAAATCATCTAATGTTTTAAAACTATATTCATACCCATAAAACATTTCATTCTTCATCCTTCCAAAAAAATTCTCCATTGGTGAATTATCTAAACAGTTCCCTTTCCTTGACATCGATTGTTGAATTCTTTTTTCTTCAAGCATTTCATGATATGACTGCATCTGATATTGCCAGCCCTGATCGCTATGAAATTTCAATCCTTCTAAATTGTCATATTTATCAAATGCTTGTTTAAGCATATCTTTTATTTGTTCAAAATTTGGACTTTTTGATATATTGAATGATACTATTTCTCGATTATGCAAATCTAATATCGGTGATAGATAAAGCTTGCCTGCTGCTATATGAAACTCTGATATATCTGTAGACCATATTTCATTGCATCTTGTTGTATTGAAGTTTCTATCATAATATGTTTTATGTTTTTCTTCGTCTACTACTTTACTAAGTAATAAATTTTTTGTTGTACCATTCATATCGCCTTTATATGATTTATATCTTGCTTTTGGTGTTTGTCCATATAATCCCATTATAGACATTAATCGTTTGACTTTCTTATGATTGATCGTATAACCCATATTTCTTAGCTCCAAAGTTATTCTACGATACCCATATCGTTCCTTATGTGTATAAAAGATATGGATGATAATATTCATTATTTCATCATTTTTCATATCTTTGTTAGTCTTTGATAATGTGTAGTAATAAGTTGAACGTTTTAATCCTGATATTTTAAGAAGAATCTTTAATGAATATTTAAGCTGCAGTTCACAAACAATCGTTACTTTTTCTTCGATTGTTGATTTTTCCTTTTCTGAACTGCAGCACGCAGCTTTTTTAAGTATTCATTCTCTGCTTCTAGATACTGATTTTTATTTTCAAGATATTTTATTTTTTCTTCAGGTGACATATCTTCATATTTTTTATTGAATTGATTTTCTTTGTTCATAGTAGATGGTCTTCCTTTCTTTTTTTCTACTATAACATATCCATTCTCTTTGTACGAGTTAATCCAGTTATTTAATAATCCATCACTAGTCAAACCAAATTCAATAGCTGTACTCGTTGATGATTGACCGTCAATAAGGACTTTATTAATAATTTCTAATTTTAATTCTGGTGAATAATAATTATTTTTGTTAGATCTTAAAATATCAAATCCATGTCTATCTATTAATCTAACTAAATAATTAATCTTACTAGATTTTATTTGATATTTTTTAGATAAAGACGATACAGTTTCTCCTTGTTTTCGTTTTTTATATAATTCTATTTTTTGTTCTCTTGTCAGTTTTGCCATAATAAAAATGAACCTCCATTATTTGGTGTCCAAATAACGGGGTTCATTTCAATGTCGCACTTTTTTATGTTTAAAAGAATAAATTCAAAAAACTTCAGTTTATTAAAATAGATAGTGAAAAATAATTGGAATAAACACAACTAAAATTGTTCCTATAATAAAAACAAACAGGACTTTTTTAAGACTATGTTTTTGCTCTTTGTTCATATCGTTATAACTTAACATGGTAAAAACCTCCTGTATACGTAAAATTATTTTGATTTATACTTTTCTAAAGTACAACATATGGCAATAATATATTGGAGTCTTATTAAACAATCTACTTCGCATAATATATATTATGTAATTTATAAGGCATTTTAAAAGCAGCTTTTTAGGCTGCTGATTTCTTAATTACTTGTATAGCAATACATCCAGGTCCACCTTGTGCAATAAAAGCAGGTGTTAACGGATATATTTCTATTTCTGTATTTGGAAATTCTTCTTTCATATGTGATGCTACTTTTTTGGCAAGTTCTTCATTTTCTGCATGAGTAATTGTCATATAAAATGATTCGTCTACCTGCATGTCATGAAAACATTTGTCAATTTCAATAATAGCTTTGGATAATGTTCGTTTTACCGTATATTTTTCTAATTTGCTTTTATCATCCGTTAAGGTCATTACTGGAACGATTTTTAACAAACCACCAATCGTTGCGGCAATTGGTGTCAATCTGCCGCCACGCTTTAAAAACGCAAAATCACTTGGAATCAAGAATGATTTTTCATGCTGCTGCAGTGTTTTCAGCTCCTGTATGATTTGTTTTGCTGTAAAGCCTTTGGAAGCTAAGTCAACAGCTTTTAAAACAAGATATCGATGAGGTCCACATAATGTTTTTGAATTGAAAACATGAATATTGTCATTATGAGGACAATCATCTTTTGCTGTACAGGCACTGTGATAAGTACCGCTTAAGCCATCAGCTATTGTAATATCGATGATTTCATCATCTTTTGCAAGTGTTTCATATAGGTGCATTTTTTCACCGATAGAAGGTTGTGAAGTTGTTGGCATAAATCCTTCATTTATTAGTTTTATAAACTCTTCTGCAGTGATTTCTTCCAGTTCTCTATAGCTTTTACCATTGATTGTTACACTCAAAGGGGAAATTGTAATACCATGCTCTTTTCCCTCTTTTACATTTAACATGGTAGAAGAATCAGAAATAATTCTTACCATAAATAATTCCTCCTTGTCTTTGTCATATTTAGAATACCATGGAGTATGAATAAAGTAAAGACATTTAGTATTGAATACTAAATGTCTTTTTTACTATATAAGTAATGCTTTTATTTCACTTGAAGACGATGCAGCATAGCTTCTTTTGCTTTGTGTTCCAAGGTGTCATCAAGTGGTACAAGATCCGTTAAAGCAACATCTGGATTTTTTGCTTTTAAAGCTTTATAAATAATGAAATCTGCTATTTCTGGATTTTTTGGAAGCAGTGGACCATGCATATAGGTTCCAAGAACCTGTCCATTATAAAAGCCTTCTTGTTTTGCGCCAAAACAGTTTCCATGTCCACTTAATACATTTCCTAGAGGAGATGACACATTGCGTGTCTGTCCTCCATGATTTTCAAATCCAACAGCAACGATTTCTCTTCCATCAAGATTGCATTTAATTGCGATGTTTCCAATGCAGCGAGACCCATTATCTCCTGTTTCTGTATAGTAATCAAACAATTTTAAACCTTCAATTTTTTTATTGTCAGCACTAATATAGTATTGACCAAACAGCTGGTACCCACCACAAATCAGCAAAGCAAAAGTCCCTTGGTTCAATGCTTGCTTGATGTTTTCTTTGCGTGATAATAAATCCTCTATCAGCATCATCTGCTCTTTATCTGCTCCCCCACCTAAAAAAAGCAGATCATATTGTGTTAAGTCTTTTTCTTCTCCAATTCCCAAAGTATCAATTGTACAGGATATTCCACGAGCTTCACATCGTTTCTTAAGTACCATCATATTTCCCTTGTCACCATATAAATCCATAATATCATGGTACATCCAGCAAATTTTAATTTCCATTAGCTTTCCCTCCTCAAAAGTTTTCTTGTAGGCTGTAAAGCTGTATAAGTAGCAATCGCATACATTGTCATATCACAGCGCAATAAATCATTTACGGCGTCTTCTAAATTTTCAATGACAGTTAAATCTTTTTCCCATCCAGCATATTTCAAACGTAAAGCCATATCATAGGCTCTTGTTCCACTTGTGATGATTTTACTTGTTTCATCATTTAAAAGTTTTTCAAAGAAAGTATCGTAGATCCATGAAACATCCCTACCATCCTGTGCATGATCATTTAATACGATAAGAATTGTTTTCTTTCTATGATCTTCTTCAATAACTTTCATAACCTCATTTGCACCAGTTGGGTTTTTTACAAGGTTTAAGATAAGATCATGACCTTTATATTCCATTTTTTCATTTCTTCCATCAGGAACAACAATTGTTGTAAATGCCTGTTCAGCAAATTTTAATGGAATAGCAAACTTTTTCGCAACACATAAAACGGCCATGCAGTTATACATAGTATATAAGCCGCCTTGTGGCGCATGGAACACATTTTGTTCATAAATGAACTCCCGTTTTTCAATGTCTTTTACTGTACCGCATACATCCATTGCTGGTGTTTTAAAATCGCAGTTTGTACAGTGAAATTCTCCAATATGAGAGTATTGATAATACTGGTATTTTAAACGGTTTGCACATCGTGGGCAGAATTTCCCTTCACTGGCTTCTTTTGTTGCAGATGAACTGGTAATACATTTATGCATACCAAAATACATGGCAGCTGCTTGTGGCGCCTTGTCTTTTAATCGTACAACATTTGGATCATTTCCATTTAAAATCAAAGTCCCTTTAAAATCCGGGATTGCTGCTTCAACTTTGGAAATAAGCTGTTCCATTTCTCTTGCTCTGTCAAGCTGATCTCGAAAGAAGTTTGTAACGACCAATGCAGTAACTGGCAAGCTTTTTATAATATAAGGAATGTTTAATTCATCAACTTCCAAAACAATGGCATCTGCGTGAATTTTTCCTGTAAGTGTAGAAGCACATAAAAGAGAAGTAGTGATACCTGCTCGAAGATTATCACCTTTGCGATTGCTTATTACCTTATCTTTCTTCTGCTCAAACATTTCAACAATCATATTGCTTGTACTGGTTTTTCCATTTGTTCCAGTCACAAGAATGACAGGACATGTGATTTTTAGTTTACATAAAACATCATTACATATCTTTAATCCTAACTGACCTGGCAAAGAGCCGCCTCGATGTATTAGATGTAAAAGAAAAGCAGATAGCTTTGTTATAAATATGGCAATGCTTTTCATGGTATTCCTCCTTGTATTTTTCATTTTTCAAATTCCTTATTTATTATACATGAAATACCATTGTTTTTATATATTGGGGAATATATTTTACGAAAAAATAAGGAACTTTTTCACTGATTTACAGTTGTAAAATTTTCCCTTCCCTTTCTTGACACTCTCTTTTTAAAAACCTATAATTAATAGGTAAGAAATGTGAAAACTCACTTTCTTATTTCCAAGAGAACAAATGGAGGATGAACAAATGAAAGAGTTAGAAATGCTTTACGAAGGAAAAGCAAAAAAAGTTTTTGCAACTGAAAATCCAGATATGGTAATCGTGGATTACAAGGATGATGCAACTGCTTTTAACGGTTTAAAAAAAGGAACAATTGTTGGTAAAGGTGTTGTTAACAATAAGATGACAAACTTCTTGTTCCAGAAACTGGAAGAAAAAGGAATTCATACACACTTTATTGAAGAATTAGATGATCGTAAAACACTTGTTAAAAAAGTGGATATTGTGCCTTTGGAAGTTATCATACGTAATAAGGTAGCAGGAAGCTTTGCAAAACGTATGGGATTAGAAGAAGGAACAGAGTTGAAATGTCCTATTCTTGAATTCAGCTATAAAAATGATGATTTAGGAGATCCTATGATCAATACATATATGGCTTTGGCTGTAGGAATTTCTACAAAAGAAGAAATTGAAACAATTACAAATATGGCATTTAAAGTTAATGAAGAACTGAAAAAAATCTTTGCTGCTGCAGATATTGAGTTGATTGACTTTAAATTGGAATTTGGACGTTATAAAGATGAAATTGTTCTGGCAGATGAAATCTCTCCAGATACATGCCGTTTTTGGGACATTCATACACACGATCATTTAGATAAAGACCGTTTTAGAAGAGATCTTGGAAATGTAGAAGATGCATACCATGAAGTTTACAAACGTTTAGGTATTAAATAAGTTATAGAAAGGAATATCTTATGTACGATCGATACGAAAGTCCACTTGGACTTAGATATGCCAGCAAAGAAATGCAGGGCATTTTTTCTCAGGATAAAAAATTCAAGACTTGGAGAAAACTTTGGATTGCACTTGCGCAAAGTGAAAAAGAACTAGGCTTGGATATTACACAGGAACAGATTGATGAGTTGATTGCTCATAAAGATGATATTAACTATGATGTGGCAAAAGAACGTGAAAAAATCGTTCGTCATGATGTTATGAGTCATGTATATGCTTATGGTACACAATGCCCTAATGCGAAAGGAATCATTCATCTTGGAGCTACTTCCTGCTATGTAGGAGATAATACAGATTTAATTGTAATGTATGAAGCATTGGAACTTGTAAAAAACAAACTGGTCAATGTACTGGCAGCGCTACAGAAATTTGCATTGGAATATAAAGACTTGCCTACTTTGGCATTTACACACTTTCAGCCTGCACAGCCTACAACATTAGGAAAACGTGCAGCTATTTGGGCACAGGATCTTCAGCTTGATTATGAAGAAATCTGCTGGCTGTTAGAAAATAAAAAGCTGCTTGGATGCAAAGGTACAACAGGTACACAGGCAAGCTTTATGGAACTGTTTGATAATGATACTGATAAAGTAAAAAAACTGGATCAGCTAATTGCAGAAAAAATGGGATATAGTGAATGCTACCCTGTTTCCGGGCAGACATATTCTCGTAAGATTGATTCAAGGATTTTGAATGTATTAAGTTCCATCGCTCAAAGTGCACATAAATTTTCTAATGACATTCGTCTTCTTCAGCATTTAAAAGAGGTTGAAGAGCCGTTTGAAAAAGGTCAGATTGGTTCCAGCGCGATGGCTTATAAACGTAATCCAATGCGAAGTGAACGTATGGCTTCATTGGCAAATTATGTAATTGCAGATACATTGAATCCAGCAATTACTGCAGCTACACAGTGGTTTGAACGTACATTAGATGATTCAGCTAATAAACGCATTAGCATTCCGGAAGGCTTCCTTGCGGTAGATGGTATTTTAGATTTATATTTGAATATTACAGATGGTTTGGTTGTTTATCCAAAAGTAATTCAATCTCACTTAATGAAAGAACTTCCTTTTATGGCTACAGAAACAATTTTGATGGATGCTGTAAAAGCTGGTGGAGATCGTCAGGAACTTCATGAACGTATTCGTGTGCATTCTATGGCTGCTGGTAAAGTGGTAAAAGAAGAAGGAAAAGAAAATGATCTTCTAGAAAGAATTGCAAATGATGAAATGTTTGGAATGAATATGGAACAGCTGGAAGCTATTATGCACCCAAATAAATTTGTTGGACGTGCTCCTCAGCAAACGGAAGAATATTTCCATGACTTTATTTCCCCTATTCTTGAAAAAGAAAAAGATGCACTTGGAATGCATGCAGAAATAAACGTATAAATACATTAGATAAAATAGAAAAAGCTGGTGATGAAGAATCCCAGCTTTTTTAGATATAAGAATTACTTTTGATAATAACACTATGAAACACCGTATTTTACAAGTCTTTGAACATCACTTAATGAAATCATATGATAGAGTATATGAAAAATGATATTCCTAACACTAGTAGAATAATAGCAGTGCTTATGAAAAAATTATGTTTATATAATTTTTGTAATAAAGGTGAGTGTGGTCTTTTTCTAAGATATAACATTAATATAATATTCAAAATTAAAAAAGGAAAGATTGCTATGTTTAAAAAAGAAATAGGTATATCAAGAAAAAAATATAAAAACAAGATGTCACTAACAGGTTGGTATATAAAGTAATATAATATTTGGAATATTACTGGTCGAAGTTTTATCTTTCTTCTTTTTTTCAAATCTGATAAGACAATGTAATAACCTGTTGATAGAAGCAAAAACAATAAACCACATTCTATAGAAAGAAGAAGGATATCATATAGTGTATCTTCACGAAGAAAAAAGAATATTAAAAATAGCACGAGGAAATACACTATATCAAGTAAGATACACTTACGAAAATCTTTTCTTATATCAGAAATAACCTTATCATATAAACTATTCTCTAAATCTTTATCCATGCTTTTATCTATCAGTGGTAGAGGCGGCACTTTATCTTCATTATAGAAAATCGCAAAATCATTTGTTCTAAACAGAAAATCCCATCCCATAAGTTTACAGGAATCATAAAATTCTATATCAGGGAGAATTTCTCCAAATAAATATATATCATAATGAATGTTTTTACTATTTGTTTCTATAAACGTCCAGATATTATCAGATTCACTAATACCATTTATTTTTAAACCCTGTTTTGCTTTTTCATTTAGAAAATCTATTATTTCACTTTTTTCAAAAGGAAAATAATCAATTAAGTATTCTTCTATTTTCATATACAGACTCCCCTTTAATTTATATTGATTCAATCTCTTTTCCATCATCCAATTGGTTTTTTAAAGCTTCATATTCTTCTTTTAACAGTTCTTTTCCCTTCTCTGTGATAATATAGTATTTTTTTCTTTCTAAACTTCTTGTGGCACGTATGATGCCTTCTTTTTCAAATCTTGCGAGTAAGGTATATAAAGTTCCTGTTCCTACTTTTACCCGGCCTTTAGAAATCATTTCAATATCATGCATCATAGCATATCCATGATTTTCTTCTAATAAAGTTAATAACAAATAATACATTGGTTCACTTAATCGTTGTAATTGATCTCTAGCCACTTATAACATCTCCTATCCATATATGTCGAGTGTCGTCATATATAATATATCAAAAATTCTCACTATGTCAATACTCGACATATGGGGCGTAAAAAAAAGAAATGTCTTTTGACATTTCCCTATTTCATTAACATATTATGAATGTAGATGTTACAGTTTCTTTCAGGACCTACCGATACCATAGAAATTCTTGTTTTACAAAGTTCTTCAATTCTTCGCAAGTATTTCTTTGTGTTTTCTGGAAGCTCTTCATATGTTTTCATGGTCGAGATATCTTCTTTCCAACCTTCAAGCTCTTCATAAATTGGTTTTGCTTTCTTTAGGTCTTCCATGTTAGAAGGAATGTAGTCATAACGTTTTCCATCTATTTCATAAGCCACACAAAGTTTTATTTTGTCTAAACCACTTAATATATCTAATTTTGTAATTACTAAATCTGTTAGTCCATTGATCATGGCAGCATGTTTTACTACATTTACATCCATCCATCCACATCTTCTAGGACGTCCTGTAGTTGCGCCATATTCTCCACCTTTTTCACGCAGCCATTCTCCCATTTCATCATGAAGCTCACTTACAAAAGGGCCTTCTCCTACTCTAGTTGAATAAGCTTTCGCAATCCCAATGATAACATCAAGTTTTTTAGGTGAAACACCAGCCCCAGTACATACACCGGCAGATGTAGGAGAACTGCTTGTAACATATGGGTAGTTTCCATAGTTAATATCCAGCATGGCAGCTTGCGCACCTTCAAATAGTACCTGTTTGTTTTCATCTAATGCATTGTTTACTTCGATCTGAGCATTAATAATTCTTGGAACTAATTTTTCACGTATCTGTGCAAATTGCTCGACAAGCTCTTCAAATACAAAACCTTCATCATGATAAACATTTTTAAACAAAATATTTTTTTGTTCCAGTGCATGTTTTAATTTTACTTTAAAACTTTCAAAATCTAATAAATCTCCCATGCGTATTCCAAATCTTGAATATTTATCTGCATAACAAGGTCCAATACCTCGTTTTGTTGTTCCTATACGCTGCTCTTTTAGACTTTCTTCGATTAATGCATCTAAACGTACATGGTATGGCATAATGATATGGGAACAGTCTGAAATTTTAACATGTCCAGTGTCCATTCCTTTTTCTTCTAAGGAAGCAATTTCTTTCAAAAAGACAAAAGGATCAACAACTACTCCTGGACCAATGATACAAGTAGCTTGCTGTAAAACGCCACTTGGCAATAAATGCAAGACGACTTTATCATCGTTAACAACGACTGTATGTCCTGCGTTATTACCACCTTGAAAACGGACAACATAATCCATTTCAGAACCAAGA encodes:
- a CDS encoding DegV family protein translates to MVRIISDSSTMLNVKEGKEHGITISPLSVTINGKSYRELEEITAEEFIKLINEGFMPTTSQPSIGEKMHLYETLAKDDEIIDITIADGLSGTYHSACTAKDDCPHNDNIHVFNSKTLCGPHRYLVLKAVDLASKGFTAKQIIQELKTLQQHEKSFLIPSDFAFLKRGGRLTPIAATIGGLLKIVPVMTLTDDKSKLEKYTVKRTLSKAIIEIDKCFHDMQVDESFYMTITHAENEELAKKVASHMKEEFPNTEIEIYPLTPAFIAQGGPGCIAIQVIKKSAA
- a CDS encoding type 1 glutamine amidotransferase, whose protein sequence is MEIKICWMYHDIMDLYGDKGNMMVLKKRCEARGISCTIDTLGIGEEKDLTQYDLLFLGGGADKEQMMLIEDLLSRKENIKQALNQGTFALLICGGYQLFGQYYISADNKKIEGLKLFDYYTETGDNGSRCIGNIAIKCNLDGREIVAVGFENHGGQTRNVSSPLGNVLSGHGNCFGAKQEGFYNGQVLGTYMHGPLLPKNPEIADFIIYKALKAKNPDVALTDLVPLDDTLEHKAKEAMLHRLQVK
- a CDS encoding Mur ligase family protein produces the protein MKSIAIFITKLSAFLLHLIHRGGSLPGQLGLKICNDVLCKLKITCPVILVTGTNGKTSTSNMIVEMFEQKKDKVISNRKGDNLRAGITTSLLCASTLTGKIHADAIVLEVDELNIPYIIKSLPVTALVVTNFFRDQLDRAREMEQLISKVEAAIPDFKGTLILNGNDPNVVRLKDKAPQAAAMYFGMHKCITSSSATKEASEGKFCPRCANRLKYQYYQYSHIGEFHCTNCDFKTPAMDVCGTVKDIEKREFIYEQNVFHAPQGGLYTMYNCMAVLCVAKKFAIPLKFAEQAFTTIVVPDGRNEKMEYKGHDLILNLVKNPTGANEVMKVIEEDHRKKTILIVLNDHAQDGRDVSWIYDTFFEKLLNDETSKIITSGTRAYDMALRLKYAGWEKDLTVIENLEDAVNDLLRCDMTMYAIATYTALQPTRKLLRRES
- the purC gene encoding phosphoribosylaminoimidazolesuccinocarboxamide synthase, with the translated sequence MKELEMLYEGKAKKVFATENPDMVIVDYKDDATAFNGLKKGTIVGKGVVNNKMTNFLFQKLEEKGIHTHFIEELDDRKTLVKKVDIVPLEVIIRNKVAGSFAKRMGLEEGTELKCPILEFSYKNDDLGDPMINTYMALAVGISTKEEIETITNMAFKVNEELKKIFAAADIELIDFKLEFGRYKDEIVLADEISPDTCRFWDIHTHDHLDKDRFRRDLGNVEDAYHEVYKRLGIK
- the purB gene encoding adenylosuccinate lyase, which gives rise to MYDRYESPLGLRYASKEMQGIFSQDKKFKTWRKLWIALAQSEKELGLDITQEQIDELIAHKDDINYDVAKEREKIVRHDVMSHVYAYGTQCPNAKGIIHLGATSCYVGDNTDLIVMYEALELVKNKLVNVLAALQKFALEYKDLPTLAFTHFQPAQPTTLGKRAAIWAQDLQLDYEEICWLLENKKLLGCKGTTGTQASFMELFDNDTDKVKKLDQLIAEKMGYSECYPVSGQTYSRKIDSRILNVLSSIAQSAHKFSNDIRLLQHLKEVEEPFEKGQIGSSAMAYKRNPMRSERMASLANYVIADTLNPAITAATQWFERTLDDSANKRISIPEGFLAVDGILDLYLNITDGLVVYPKVIQSHLMKELPFMATETILMDAVKAGGDRQELHERIRVHSMAAGKVVKEEGKENDLLERIANDEMFGMNMEQLEAIMHPNKFVGRAPQQTEEYFHDFISPILEKEKDALGMHAEINV
- a CDS encoding DUF2812 domain-containing protein encodes the protein MKIEEYLIDYFPFEKSEIIDFLNEKAKQGLKINGISESDNIWTFIETNSKNIHYDIYLFGEILPDIEFYDSCKLMGWDFLFRTNDFAIFYNEDKVPPLPLIDKSMDKDLENSLYDKVISDIRKDFRKCILLDIVYFLVLFLIFFFLREDTLYDILLLSIECGLLFLLLSTGYYIVLSDLKKRRKIKLRPVIFQILYYFIYQPVSDILFLYFFLDIPISFLNIAIFPFLILNIILMLYLRKRPHSPLLQKLYKHNFFISTAIILLVLGISFFIYSII